In Bacillus sp. BGMRC 2118, a genomic segment contains:
- a CDS encoding MarR family transcriptional regulator: MPEKHIQEIVNKYIALSFSVNKIGEALVKEQLDCDLTSEQHYMLRYIYQKKICTSSELAEVFSVKKSAITAIITRMWTKGFIKRTRDENDRRVVYLTLTDKGNTLYLETEERIHKLVESIISKFEQAEVEDFIKSYEKLHELLVQTKNVQLEG; this comes from the coding sequence ATGCCAGAAAAGCATATTCAGGAAATTGTAAATAAGTATATTGCTCTGTCTTTTTCGGTAAATAAAATAGGTGAGGCACTTGTGAAAGAACAACTTGACTGTGACCTAACTAGTGAACAACATTATATGCTTCGCTATATTTATCAAAAGAAAATATGTACCTCGTCTGAACTGGCTGAAGTATTTTCTGTGAAGAAGAGTGCAATAACAGCGATTATTACCCGCATGTGGACAAAAGGTTTTATTAAACGGACGAGAGATGAAAATGATCGTCGCGTTGTATACTTAACGCTAACAGACAAAGGAAATACGCTTTATTTAGAAACAGAAGAAAGAATTCATAAACTGGTAGAATCTATTATATCTAAGTTCGAACAAGCAGAAGTTGAAGACTTTATTAAGTCATACGAAAAGTTACATGAATTACTTGTACAAACAAAGAACGTTCAATTGGAGGGTTAA
- a CDS encoding MMPL family transporter: MYAIIKNKWFVLVGWIVLIVGLFFIAPNMADLVREKGQIDVPEGYSSSMASEIMEGVQKQEGGGDDTQVALVFHSDKKLTKNEIKEAQKAIRLLEEDKDEIGITNIVTHFNEKALEEQLVSNDGKAILSSITLEWNEREPKEVTEVLYETIKDVKVDHDYTSNWLINEDLMTSSQEGLKKTEGITVVFILIVLLLVFRSVVAPIIPLLTVGFSYLAAQSIVSILVDKVDFPVSSYTQIFLVAVLFGIGTDYCILLLSRYKEELTQHENRADAIVATYKNAGRTVFFSGLAVMIGFAAIGFSQFVLYQSAAAVAVGVGLLLLALFTVVPFFMAALGGKIFWPSKSTAEHGESKLWGVVGQFSLKRPLIALLIVAAVCVPFLVTYDAELSYNSLEEISGDVHSIRAFNAIADSFGPGESMPTQIVLKNDEEMDSVEYINLVEKISKQLERVPLVDTVRSVTRPTGEPIEDFLIKKQAETLNEGLGEGKKGLNQISDGLREASDGLTSSAPQLEEATAGIGELVNGTSKVQSGLSEIQSNLSKIEDGILQGAAGSTQIKSELEKAKSGAEQLLAEYKNLSGNYSKMSSGLKELSAALSATNQYFADLESKYPELQTDVSYQGLKGTILGAAGQPGVQEELVAIVSGMSQATTGFDVVNANQQTFIFGLDQFIEGINQQIIALDTLATGQGKIVANIPGAISGLADIKSGQQQLAAGFGELGGQLGQLTEGLNQSVEGLDQISDGLTSAQEYIKGLSENENGAYYLPPEVLESKDFEQVLDTYMSENRKVMTIDVIFEANPYSNEAINQVGKINEVVKNATMNTKLENAVVAVGGVTRTNADLDAISGEDYSRTVILMLVGISIILVILFRSIIMPVYIIASLILTFYTSMGINEAIFVNILGYSGISWAVPFFGFVILIALGVDYSIFLMDRFNEYKDISIGEAMLESMRKMGTVIISAAVILGGTFAAMMPSGMLSLLQIASIVLVGLFLYALIILPLFIPVMVKTFGKANWWPFLREK; the protein is encoded by the coding sequence ATGTATGCAATAATAAAAAATAAATGGTTTGTGTTAGTAGGGTGGATTGTTCTTATTGTTGGTTTATTTTTCATTGCTCCTAACATGGCTGACCTTGTTCGTGAAAAGGGTCAAATTGATGTGCCTGAAGGATATTCCTCATCCATGGCTTCAGAGATCATGGAAGGAGTGCAAAAACAGGAAGGAGGAGGCGATGATACACAAGTCGCCCTTGTATTTCATAGTGATAAGAAGCTAACCAAGAATGAAATAAAAGAGGCACAGAAGGCAATTCGCTTGTTGGAAGAGGACAAAGACGAAATCGGTATAACAAACATTGTTACTCATTTCAATGAAAAAGCTCTCGAAGAACAGCTTGTATCAAACGATGGAAAGGCGATTCTATCCTCCATAACGTTAGAATGGAACGAACGAGAACCAAAAGAAGTAACGGAAGTTCTTTACGAAACAATTAAAGATGTAAAGGTAGATCATGATTACACAAGTAACTGGTTAATTAATGAAGATTTGATGACAAGCTCTCAGGAGGGATTAAAGAAGACAGAAGGAATCACGGTTGTTTTCATTCTAATAGTTCTACTTTTAGTTTTCCGATCTGTTGTTGCACCAATTATCCCATTATTAACAGTTGGATTTTCTTACTTGGCAGCCCAATCAATTGTGTCAATATTGGTTGATAAGGTTGACTTTCCAGTTTCCAGCTACACGCAAATTTTCCTGGTAGCTGTATTGTTTGGAATTGGTACAGATTATTGTATTCTTTTGCTTAGTCGGTATAAAGAAGAACTTACTCAACATGAAAATCGAGCAGATGCAATAGTTGCAACCTACAAAAATGCTGGACGTACAGTGTTTTTCAGTGGGCTGGCTGTTATGATTGGTTTTGCTGCAATTGGATTTTCTCAGTTTGTACTGTATCAATCTGCAGCAGCGGTCGCAGTGGGTGTAGGACTTTTATTACTTGCTCTATTTACCGTTGTCCCATTTTTTATGGCAGCACTCGGCGGAAAGATCTTTTGGCCGTCAAAGAGTACTGCTGAGCATGGAGAAAGCAAGCTTTGGGGTGTAGTTGGTCAGTTCTCATTAAAACGTCCTTTGATCGCACTTCTTATTGTAGCAGCGGTATGTGTACCGTTTTTAGTGACGTACGATGCAGAACTTTCATACAACTCATTAGAAGAAATAAGTGGAGACGTACACTCAATCCGTGCGTTTAATGCGATTGCAGATAGTTTTGGACCAGGTGAATCGATGCCGACTCAAATTGTCTTAAAGAATGATGAAGAAATGGACTCGGTAGAATATATAAATTTAGTAGAAAAAATCAGTAAACAATTAGAACGCGTTCCATTAGTGGATACGGTACGATCCGTTACAAGACCAACAGGAGAACCGATTGAGGATTTCCTAATAAAGAAACAGGCAGAAACATTAAACGAAGGTCTTGGTGAAGGGAAAAAAGGACTCAATCAAATAAGTGACGGCTTACGAGAAGCGAGCGATGGCCTAACAAGCTCTGCTCCGCAGCTAGAAGAGGCAACTGCAGGGATAGGTGAGCTAGTAAATGGTACGTCAAAGGTTCAATCTGGTTTATCCGAAATTCAATCAAATCTTTCAAAAATTGAAGATGGTATACTTCAGGGGGCAGCAGGTTCTACGCAAATAAAATCGGAACTTGAAAAAGCAAAGTCTGGTGCAGAACAGCTGTTAGCAGAATATAAGAATCTCTCTGGTAACTACTCTAAGATGAGTTCAGGATTAAAAGAGCTTTCTGCAGCACTTTCTGCGACTAATCAATACTTTGCTGACCTGGAGTCAAAATATCCAGAGCTGCAAACAGATGTTTCTTATCAAGGACTGAAGGGAACTATTCTTGGAGCAGCGGGTCAACCGGGAGTTCAGGAAGAGTTAGTAGCCATAGTTAGTGGAATGTCACAAGCAACTACTGGCTTTGATGTAGTAAATGCAAATCAGCAGACGTTTATATTCGGATTAGATCAATTTATTGAAGGAATTAATCAACAGATCATTGCGTTAGATACATTAGCAACTGGACAAGGGAAAATTGTTGCTAATATACCAGGTGCCATATCTGGATTAGCAGATATTAAAAGTGGTCAACAACAACTGGCAGCTGGATTCGGTGAATTAGGTGGCCAATTAGGTCAACTTACAGAAGGGTTAAATCAGAGTGTGGAGGGTCTAGATCAAATTTCTGATGGACTAACCTCAGCGCAGGAATATATAAAAGGACTCTCAGAAAATGAAAATGGAGCTTACTATCTTCCTCCAGAAGTTCTTGAAAGCAAAGACTTTGAACAAGTACTTGATACGTACATGTCCGAAAATCGAAAGGTAATGACAATTGATGTAATCTTTGAAGCAAACCCATATTCCAACGAGGCAATTAATCAAGTCGGAAAGATTAACGAGGTGGTAAAGAATGCCACGATGAATACAAAACTAGAGAACGCCGTAGTTGCAGTTGGTGGAGTAACGAGAACCAACGCAGACCTAGATGCCATCTCAGGAGAGGACTATTCCCGAACAGTTATCTTGATGCTAGTTGGGATTAGTATTATCTTGGTTATTCTATTCCGTTCAATCATTATGCCGGTGTATATTATTGCTTCCTTAATCTTAACATTCTACACGTCTATGGGAATAAATGAAGCAATCTTTGTAAACATTCTCGGTTATTCAGGTATTAGTTGGGCTGTTCCGTTTTTTGGGTTTGTTATTTTAATTGCTCTCGGAGTGGATTACAGTATCTTCTTAATGGATCGCTTTAATGAATACAAAGATATTTCGATTGGAGAAGCGATGTTAGAATCAATGAGGAAAATGGGAACGGTTATTATATCAGCAGCTGTGATTTTAGGCGGAACATTTGCTGCAATGATGCCGTCTGGAATGTTATCACTGCTACAAATTGCATCAATTGTATTAGTTGGTCTATTCTTATATGCTTTAATCATTCTTCCGTTATTCATACCGGTTATGGTAAAAACATTTGGAAAGGCGAACTGGTGGCCGTTTTTACGTGAGAAATAA
- the parC gene encoding DNA topoisomerase IV subunit A: MTQELFRDLPLEEVLGDRFGRYSKYIIQDRALPDARDGLKPVQRRILYAMHAEGNTHDKGFRKSAKTVGNVIGNYHPHGDSSVYEAMVRMSQDWKMRNVLVEMHGNNGSMDGDPAAAMRYTEARLSAIATELLRDIDKKTVEFVSNFDDTSMEPTVLPSMFPNLLVNGSTGISAGYATDIPPHNLTEAIDAVIMRMDKPSATVEELMTVIKGPDFPTGGIIQGVDGIQKAYETGKGKIIIRGNASVEDVKGGKQQIVITEIPFEVNKANLVKKMDELRLDKKVEGISEVRDETDRTGLRIVVELKKDADANGVLNYLYKNTDLQVPYNFNMVAIHNRRPRLMSLPNLLDAYIEHQKEVVTNRSNFELKKAQERQHVVEGLIKALSILDQVIATIRASKDKKDAKENLMKEYDFTEPQSEAIVSLQLYRLTNTDITQLIKESEELAAKIAELTQILNSETKLASVIKTDLKRVKKTYADVRRTRIEAEIEEIKINLEVMVPSEDVIVTVTKDGYVKRTSLRSYAASNGQDFGMKDTDRIVRKLDINTTETLLLFTNKGNYLYLPVHEIPDIRWKDLGQHVANIVPIDKDESIIEALQIKDFDAPYYLLFTTRNGMVKKTELNQYKASRYSKALVAINLKDDDQVVEVHLTDGTQDVFIATSTGYALWFSEEEVNPTGARSAGVKGINLKDEDFVVTGSVINPDKKVNLVLVTHRGSTKKMGLSEFEKATRAKRGVVTLRELKSNPHRIVKVIPVVDTEDVVVVQTAKNVTEMVDPINLRPNDRYSNGSFVVDIDDAGVVTDVWKQGKEEK; encoded by the coding sequence ATGACACAGGAATTATTTAGAGACTTACCACTAGAAGAAGTGTTAGGTGACCGTTTTGGTCGATATAGTAAATATATTATTCAAGATCGTGCTCTTCCAGATGCACGTGATGGTTTGAAGCCAGTACAACGACGCATTTTATATGCAATGCATGCTGAAGGAAATACACACGATAAGGGCTTCCGTAAGTCGGCGAAAACAGTTGGTAACGTTATTGGGAACTATCATCCTCATGGAGATTCCTCGGTGTATGAGGCAATGGTACGTATGAGCCAAGACTGGAAAATGCGAAACGTCTTAGTTGAAATGCATGGGAATAACGGAAGTATGGACGGGGACCCGGCTGCTGCAATGCGTTATACCGAAGCAAGACTTTCTGCCATTGCAACAGAATTATTGCGTGATATAGATAAGAAGACTGTAGAATTTGTATCAAACTTTGATGATACAAGTATGGAACCTACTGTTTTACCATCTATGTTTCCTAACCTATTGGTAAACGGTTCTACCGGTATCTCCGCAGGTTATGCAACTGACATCCCACCTCATAATCTAACAGAAGCAATTGATGCGGTGATTATGAGAATGGACAAGCCAAGCGCGACAGTCGAAGAGTTAATGACAGTGATTAAAGGCCCTGACTTCCCAACTGGAGGAATCATTCAAGGTGTTGATGGTATTCAAAAGGCTTATGAAACCGGTAAAGGTAAAATTATTATTCGTGGAAATGCCTCAGTTGAAGATGTAAAAGGCGGTAAGCAGCAAATCGTTATTACAGAAATTCCATTTGAAGTGAATAAAGCGAATTTAGTAAAGAAAATGGATGAACTTCGTCTAGATAAGAAAGTTGAAGGCATTTCCGAAGTACGTGATGAGACAGACCGTACGGGACTTCGTATCGTCGTTGAATTGAAAAAAGATGCGGATGCAAACGGTGTGTTAAATTATCTATATAAGAATACAGACTTGCAAGTACCATATAACTTTAATATGGTCGCGATCCATAATCGTCGTCCTCGATTAATGAGTTTACCTAACTTATTAGATGCCTATATTGAACATCAGAAAGAGGTAGTAACAAACCGTTCAAACTTCGAGTTGAAGAAAGCTCAAGAGAGACAACATGTTGTAGAAGGTTTAATTAAGGCATTATCAATACTAGATCAAGTAATCGCAACAATCCGAGCTTCAAAGGATAAAAAGGATGCGAAGGAAAACTTGATGAAGGAATACGATTTCACAGAACCTCAATCTGAAGCAATCGTATCGTTACAGCTATATCGTTTAACAAACACAGATATTACACAGCTAATAAAAGAATCAGAAGAGTTAGCAGCAAAAATCGCAGAATTAACACAAATACTAAACAGCGAAACTAAGCTGGCTTCCGTGATTAAAACTGATTTAAAAAGAGTGAAGAAAACTTACGCAGATGTTAGGCGTACTCGTATTGAGGCAGAGATTGAAGAAATAAAAATTAATCTTGAAGTGATGGTTCCATCAGAAGATGTAATTGTAACCGTTACGAAAGATGGCTATGTTAAGCGCACGAGTCTACGTTCTTATGCAGCATCGAATGGCCAGGACTTCGGGATGAAGGACACAGATAGAATAGTAAGAAAGCTTGATATTAATACAACAGAAACGTTGTTGTTATTTACTAACAAAGGAAACTATCTGTATCTTCCAGTACATGAGATACCAGATATCCGTTGGAAAGACCTTGGACAGCATGTTGCAAATATTGTACCGATAGATAAAGATGAATCCATTATTGAGGCACTTCAGATCAAAGACTTTGATGCTCCATACTACTTACTATTTACAACGAGAAACGGTATGGTGAAAAAGACCGAACTAAATCAATATAAAGCATCCCGATATTCAAAAGCGTTAGTAGCGATTAACTTAAAGGATGATGATCAAGTTGTCGAAGTACATTTAACTGACGGTACTCAGGATGTGTTCATTGCTACTAGTACTGGATATGCTCTCTGGTTTAGTGAAGAAGAAGTCAATCCTACTGGTGCAAGATCAGCAGGGGTAAAAGGGATTAATTTAAAGGACGAGGACTTTGTCGTAACAGGTTCAGTTATTAACCCAGATAAGAAAGTGAACTTAGTTTTAGTCACTCATCGTGGATCCACGAAAAAAATGGGATTATCAGAGTTTGAAAAAGCAACTCGGGCGAAACGAGGAGTTGTTACTTTACGTGAGTTAAAGTCAAATCCACATCGTATTGTAAAAGTAATCCCAGTGGTTGATACAGAAGATGTAGTTGTCGTACAAACTGCAAAGAACGTAACCGAAATGGTGGATCCGATTAACCTGCGTCCAAATGATCGATATAGTAACGGATCATTTGTCGTTGATATTGACGATGCAGGTGTTGTAACAGATGTTTGGAAGCAAGGAAAAGAGGAAAAATAA
- a CDS encoding DUF4256 domain-containing protein → MSVTKNNQITQEEREKLIDVLRVRFEKNMHRHSDLDWDNVQSRLEANTEKLWSLHEMERTGGEPDVVGCDKETGEYIYYDCSPESPLGRRSVCYDREALESRKKHKPENSAIEMATEMGIEILTEEQYRELQQLDELDKKTSSWVHTPVNIRKLGGAIFCDRRYNTIFMYHNGADSYYASRGFRGALRV, encoded by the coding sequence ATGTCAGTTACGAAGAATAATCAAATAACTCAGGAAGAACGTGAAAAACTAATAGATGTGTTAAGAGTACGCTTTGAGAAGAATATGCACCGTCATAGTGACCTTGACTGGGACAACGTTCAATCTAGACTGGAAGCGAATACAGAAAAATTGTGGTCTCTTCATGAAATGGAACGGACTGGCGGTGAGCCAGATGTAGTAGGATGTGATAAGGAGACTGGAGAATACATTTATTATGATTGTTCACCGGAGAGTCCTTTAGGCCGTAGAAGTGTGTGCTATGATCGTGAAGCACTAGAATCAAGAAAAAAGCACAAACCTGAAAATAGTGCAATTGAAATGGCAACTGAAATGGGAATTGAAATATTAACAGAAGAACAATACCGAGAACTTCAACAGCTAGATGAATTAGATAAGAAAACATCTAGCTGGGTTCATACACCTGTTAACATTAGAAAGCTAGGAGGGGCTATCTTTTGTGATCGTCGTTATAATACAATTTTCATGTATCACAATGGAGCAGACTCTTATTATGCTTCTAGAGGATTCCGTGGTGCACTAAGAGTATAA
- the rsgA gene encoding ribosome small subunit-dependent GTPase A — protein MNLTQLGWNTHLQNEFETVKNNEWIAGRVTLEHKRIYRVMTESGELMAEITGKMRFQAEGREDYPAVGDWVLLSARLNEGKATIHGILPRFSKFSRKVAGETTEEQIVATNVNTVFLVAALNQDFNIRRLERYLLLTWESGANPVIVLTKADLCDDAEPFIQQVEGVAFGVPIHVTSAKDLTGLESLQSYLGEGQTVALLGSSGAGKSTLTNYLLGEEKQLVQDIRDEDGKGRHTTTHRELVLLPSGGMIIDTPGMRELQLWEADNGMSQSFSDVEELAEQCYFRDCKHEKERECRVREAIESGALEEKRYQSYIKLQRELAYLERKNDKRAQLAEKEKWKKLAGDRTRVYRK, from the coding sequence TTGAATTTAACTCAATTAGGATGGAATACACACTTACAAAATGAATTTGAAACTGTAAAGAATAATGAATGGATTGCTGGAAGAGTAACATTAGAGCATAAACGGATTTATCGTGTAATGACAGAGTCAGGTGAATTAATGGCAGAGATTACGGGGAAAATGCGATTCCAGGCAGAAGGACGAGAAGATTATCCGGCAGTTGGGGATTGGGTCCTGCTTTCAGCAAGACTAAATGAAGGAAAAGCAACGATTCACGGAATTTTACCACGCTTTAGTAAGTTTTCAAGAAAAGTAGCTGGAGAAACAACGGAAGAACAAATTGTTGCAACTAATGTTAATACAGTCTTTCTAGTAGCAGCCTTAAATCAAGACTTTAATATCCGTAGATTAGAACGGTATCTTCTCTTAACATGGGAGAGTGGAGCAAATCCAGTCATCGTCTTAACGAAAGCGGATCTCTGCGATGACGCAGAACCTTTTATTCAACAAGTGGAAGGTGTTGCATTTGGTGTTCCGATCCATGTTACGAGTGCCAAGGACTTAACAGGACTAGAATCGTTGCAATCCTACCTTGGAGAAGGTCAGACAGTTGCCTTGCTTGGTTCTTCCGGTGCAGGTAAATCTACGCTAACAAACTATTTGCTTGGAGAAGAAAAACAACTTGTACAAGATATTAGAGATGAAGACGGCAAAGGACGTCATACAACAACACATAGAGAACTAGTCTTGCTTCCATCTGGTGGTATGATTATTGATACTCCTGGTATGAGAGAGTTACAGTTGTGGGAAGCTGACAATGGAATGAGTCAAAGCTTTTCAGATGTTGAAGAGCTGGCTGAACAATGTTACTTCAGAGATTGTAAACATGAAAAAGAACGTGAATGCAGAGTGCGAGAAGCTATTGAATCGGGAGCGCTTGAAGAGAAACGGTACCAAAGCTATATAAAGCTTCAACGAGAGCTTGCATACCTGGAAAGAAAAAATGACAAAAGAGCACAGTTAGCTGAAAAGGAAAAATGGAAAAAGCTTGCGGGTGACCGTACAAGAGTCTATAGAAAATAA
- a CDS encoding ATPase, with protein sequence MKRLAQYFRSLQSGQSSYNMIYEDPIYWNNNVAYYIERTNKLTLDKPCITIKIPFDCIGLDENIDQVVLSDFALREWVSHNEALNQLIYNRSRTDKENGAFYCFRPTNVVLQRNASYVEVILGKWYLCVMITVQLPFKNNNKAMRMLCKMLPKEVEEFIANFDLIKLNAAYELVKKQNMIREWLKSSDYCAFIGNGSILPRNKNNNGPLEGAMPFTSPENSEIEICGLQGMGIKQGVTVITGGGYSGKSTLLDSLNSGIYNHILGDGREFVITDQSAMEISAEEGRSIKNINITPFIKWVPNSSAEQFSTDYASGSTSQAANIMEAINFGCKLLLIDEDRSATNFMIQDIKMRSLIKHEPITPFTERVRELYETIGVSSILVIGGSGEFLSVADQIILMDNFVPENVTQEAKKLCVHDKPRERIPLTKWKIERKITTNHFTSYPQGSGTEKLMVSPMGYMMIGDEQIDIRGLYNITSDAQLAAIAFLIRKIAVSNQDHVIILHEKIKQALDDMEEKGVDIVFSGFFPGFDRWLELPRINEVLSVLNRMKHLDFIQLEPSNTSNYK encoded by the coding sequence ATGAAAAGACTCGCTCAATATTTTCGCTCATTACAATCTGGACAGTCTTCTTACAATATGATTTATGAAGACCCGATTTACTGGAATAATAATGTTGCCTATTACATTGAACGGACAAATAAACTAACATTGGATAAACCATGTATCACCATAAAGATACCTTTTGACTGTATCGGCTTAGATGAAAATATAGATCAAGTTGTTCTCTCAGATTTTGCATTAAGAGAATGGGTTTCTCATAATGAGGCATTAAATCAATTGATTTATAACCGGTCACGTACTGATAAAGAAAATGGTGCTTTTTATTGTTTTCGTCCCACCAATGTGGTATTGCAACGAAATGCCTCGTATGTTGAAGTCATCTTGGGAAAATGGTATTTATGCGTAATGATTACAGTTCAACTTCCATTCAAGAATAATAATAAAGCTATGCGAATGCTCTGCAAAATGCTTCCAAAAGAAGTGGAGGAGTTTATTGCCAATTTTGACCTCATCAAATTAAATGCTGCATATGAATTGGTAAAAAAACAAAATATGATTCGTGAATGGCTGAAATCTAGTGATTATTGTGCATTTATTGGGAACGGTAGCATTTTGCCAAGAAACAAAAACAACAACGGTCCATTAGAAGGTGCCATGCCTTTTACTTCCCCGGAGAATAGTGAAATTGAAATTTGTGGTTTACAAGGAATGGGAATAAAACAGGGGGTGACGGTCATCACCGGCGGTGGTTATTCGGGTAAAAGTACATTGCTAGATTCACTTAATTCTGGTATTTACAATCATATCTTAGGAGACGGACGAGAATTTGTGATTACAGATCAAAGTGCAATGGAAATATCTGCAGAGGAAGGACGTTCCATTAAAAATATTAATATCACGCCTTTCATTAAATGGGTACCCAATAGTTCGGCTGAACAGTTTTCGACTGACTACGCTTCAGGTTCCACATCTCAAGCCGCAAATATTATGGAGGCGATTAACTTCGGATGTAAGCTTCTTCTTATTGATGAAGACAGAAGTGCGACGAATTTTATGATTCAAGACATCAAAATGCGTTCATTAATCAAGCACGAACCCATTACACCTTTTACGGAACGTGTCAGAGAGCTTTATGAAACTATTGGCGTATCTTCGATTCTAGTTATTGGTGGCAGCGGTGAATTTTTATCAGTTGCTGATCAAATCATTCTGATGGACAATTTCGTGCCAGAAAACGTAACCCAGGAAGCAAAAAAATTATGTGTACACGACAAACCAAGAGAACGTATCCCCTTAACAAAATGGAAGATAGAAAGAAAAATAACCACCAATCACTTTACGAGCTATCCACAGGGAAGTGGAACAGAAAAATTAATGGTTTCACCCATGGGCTACATGATGATAGGTGACGAACAGATTGATATCAGAGGACTTTACAATATCACATCAGACGCCCAACTTGCAGCAATTGCCTTTTTAATTCGTAAAATAGCTGTAAGTAATCAGGATCACGTCATCATTCTTCATGAAAAGATCAAACAAGCTCTCGATGATATGGAGGAAAAAGGAGTGGATATTGTATTTTCTGGCTTTTTCCCTGGTTTCGACAGATGGCTAGAATTACCTAGAATTAATGAAGTATTATCTGTATTAAACAGAATGAAGCATTTGGATTTTATTCAGCTTGAGCCCTCTAACACCTCTAATTACAAATAA
- a CDS encoding NAD(P)-binding protein, protein MKEFITMGRSGCTMSKKVIIIGAGIGGLFTAISLIEKGFQVKVYEKATQFGNVGAGIVLGANAIHALGTLRLDKLVKAHGAKVGTAEIRNWDGSVIFELPTRKQADRYGTHSYLIKRSTLLAILLEQLDTQPIISLNKNLHKISQNQNNVTAYFTDGTYDEADILIGADGINSIVREQLFGERELRYSGYTAFRGICDMVEPSHPLEDGGGFEVWGKGKRFGYSYLGDGKVYWFAAINSQAGKRIDREERKEIVRKYFETCYPPVQQTIEVTESSSILHHDIFDLKPLKQWSQGRITLLGDAAHPMLPNLGQGGAQAMEDAIVLTHVLQNNSSVEEALLVYENTRKRRTQTVVNQSRKMGRLVQLESSILMIGRNTFLKYVPKEMLTTQLDWVLGYKVDRELQ, encoded by the coding sequence GTGAAAGAATTTATCACAATGGGAAGAAGTGGATGCACAATGAGTAAAAAGGTCATCATTATTGGAGCGGGTATAGGAGGTTTATTTACAGCTATCTCATTAATCGAAAAAGGTTTTCAGGTTAAAGTATATGAAAAGGCAACTCAATTTGGCAATGTTGGGGCAGGAATTGTGCTTGGAGCGAATGCAATTCATGCCTTAGGGACGTTAAGGTTAGACAAACTAGTAAAAGCACATGGAGCAAAAGTAGGAACAGCAGAAATACGTAATTGGGATGGGAGCGTGATTTTTGAACTTCCTACTAGAAAGCAAGCAGATCGGTATGGTACACATAGTTACCTTATTAAACGATCAACATTACTCGCTATACTTCTGGAACAGTTGGATACCCAGCCTATTATTTCCCTAAATAAAAATCTGCATAAGATTTCACAAAATCAGAATAATGTAACTGCTTATTTTACTGATGGTACATATGATGAAGCAGATATTTTGATTGGGGCAGATGGTATAAACTCCATTGTACGCGAACAATTATTTGGTGAAAGAGAACTTCGTTATTCCGGGTACACTGCTTTTAGAGGAATATGTGACATGGTTGAACCAAGTCATCCACTGGAGGACGGTGGTGGTTTCGAAGTATGGGGAAAAGGAAAAAGGTTCGGATACTCGTATCTTGGAGATGGCAAAGTTTATTGGTTTGCTGCTATAAACTCACAAGCTGGTAAACGTATTGACCGAGAAGAAAGAAAAGAAATCGTAAGAAAATATTTTGAAACTTGCTATCCTCCAGTTCAACAAACCATTGAAGTAACTGAGAGTTCTTCCATTTTACATCATGATATTTTTGACCTTAAACCGTTAAAACAGTGGAGTCAGGGCAGAATAACACTTTTAGGAGATGCTGCTCATCCTATGCTACCTAACTTAGGGCAAGGAGGTGCTCAGGCAATGGAGGATGCAATTGTGTTGACCCATGTCTTGCAAAATAACTCGAGTGTGGAAGAAGCCCTATTGGTGTATGAGAATACACGAAAAAGAAGAACACAAACAGTGGTAAACCAATCGAGAAAAATGGGCAGACTGGTTCAACTTGAAAGTTCTATCTTAATGATTGGGAGAAACACTTTCCTAAAGTACGTACCTAAGGAAATGCTCACTACTCAACTTGATTGGGTACTTGGCTATAAGGTTGATAGGGAACTACAATAA